The Pleuronectes platessa chromosome 23, fPlePla1.1, whole genome shotgun sequence genome contains a region encoding:
- the znf219 gene encoding zinc finger protein 219 has translation MDSPPECVLSLSCEQPQSPPTLPSLDHSPQALSPHSQLSLPDSPVLLPVHSPGPSPLSPDTTPYFPLSPFPLHEEDDHHDVDEEDDEDGLDAVPLSPTPAVALFPGGGGQGAGCSPCLDTSPPVTPSAPLLGFETLELALSSGPSGTCNDELDLQLFQKDTVTRAVPGGGGASSGPALKFPCHVCGKRFRFQSILSLHARAHSLDRDRRASALYRGGLPSAPLKQQLKVQQNHKDIIQNHRSHTNQRSLPGTLIQHLIEEEHEVKGLDDGLQTDHNPNFLLDDSTPLTPPLTEDPVSVTSPYYSTTGEGASASTASTFRCHACKGKFRTASELARHVRILHNPYKCTLCPFSASQEESLASHLQECHPSPEVPSPPPAFNSRPIIATPDTPVPTPTHTPAPTPNTPQATTAAAAAASPTLPAFRCEVCGQRFTQSWFLKGHMRKHKDSLDHKCQVCGRGFKEPWFLKNHMKVHLNKLGLKAGLGTLGGPGAANQQAKGSATNHSLNALYSSLLLAQRGGGRGGRSDRNAGGRLGMGSSKSAILGYLGLPSDGSGASCMERLQAVAQVAEMGNGGGGIGGPGGGDLGRAARAMGDATALVSEGEQATWWQLVARSLAVAQQQQQQQQQQQQQQQQQQQQQQQQQQQQQQQQQQQQQQRSHQQGQQQGQRGAGRSSVITEADQVRAYLGGLDPREDSGAGGPWECPDCGKLFRSLQQVVVHARVHTQRPPKGGGGGGEAEGGGSRRGAGPGRAGGGEARQESQLHGGGSQQAGEVRQESKLHSGGSQQAGAATGFHSLISTFKEENGLTAVSSIPSVPIRERVRGRGIKDCPYCGKAFRSSHHLKVHLRVHTGERPYKCPHCDYAGTQSGSLKYHLQRHHREQRNALSASSNSSSAGLTSTINSLTSGTSGLAKQRRSQTNHCPINRGPTDPPASRLGQQSWLLGLPDQRENRKALAALRDVDLETQYRYLSGVMGALYQGGMEGSWIRESPPPKAPKVSRRKPLTTSRMVQPSSDKESPASSTQEGGFEPLDLSRRPSPGFGGMEDDVVLSVGEGGVVDGGDNSSGVKLSQCLFCPFRTSSAELMAMHLQVNHTSKSRRKRGSSATLDYGGASKSTKLGSDFSDLDSLGIWRPEGEAPLGEWSSTQTLNGLSGDQAGHGGHVLDYPDSKLASVSKNVRGGLGLREKLEEEDDEQEEELEDNLENSSGEDSQDQDLRMSLALSPALSSIHMVEDEERV, from the exons ATGGATTCTCCACCGGAGTGTGTGTTGTCTCTCTCTTGTGAGCAACCCCAGTCCCCCCCGACGCTACCGTCCCTGGACCACAGCCCTCAGGCGCTGTCCCCTCACAGCCAGCTCTCTCTGCCCGACAGCCCCGTTCTCCTGCCCGTCCACAGCCCCGGACCCTCTCCCCTGAGCCCGGACACCACGCCTTacttccccctctcccccttccCCCTCCACGAGGAGGACGACCACCACGACGTGGACGAAGAGGATGACGAGGACGGGCTGGATGCAGTTCCTCTGTCCCCGACCCCAGCGGTGGCTCTGTTCCCTGGAGGAGGGGGACAAGGAGCTGGGTGCAGCCCCTGTTTGGATACCTCCCCGCCGGTGACGCCATCAGCACCACTCCTTGGATTCGAGACCCTGGAGCTCGCCCTCTCCTCTGGGCCGAGTGGGACCTGCAACGACGAGCTGGACCTCCAGCTGTTCCAGAAAGACACTGTTACCAGGGCAGTACCTGGAGGGGGAGGGGCCTCATCAGGGCCTGCACTCAAGTTTCCCTGTCACGTCTGCGGGAAGAGATTCCGATTCCAAAGTATTTTGTCTCTTCACGCCCGAGCTCACAGTCTGGACCGGGACCGCCGAGCTTCAGCCCTCTACCGGGGCGGCCTCCCCTCAGCGCccctgaagcagcagctcaaGGTCCAACAGAATCACAAAGACATAATCCAGAATCACAGGAGTCACACAAACCAGCGTTCACTGCCAGGGACGCTCATCCAGCATCTGATAGAGGAAGAGCACGAGGTCAAGGGTCTCGATGACGGCCTTCAGACAGACCACAACCCAAACTTTCTACTGGATGACAGCACACCGTTGACCCCTCCACTTACAGAGGACCCTGTCTCTGTGACCTCTCCCTATTATTCCACCACTGGGGAGGGGGCATCTGCCTCCACGGCGTCTACGTTTCGCTGCCATGCCTGCAAAGGAAAATTCCGCACAGCTTCAGAGTTGGCACGACATGTCCGCATTCTCCACAACCCGTATAAATGCACCCTTTGTCCCTTCTCTGCCAGCCAAGAGGAGAGCCTGGCATCTCACTTGCAGGAGTGCCACCCTTCTCCAGAGGTTCCATCTCCGCCACCGGCCTTCAACTCCAGGCCCATTATTGCAACCCCTGACACTCCTGTGCCCACCCCGACCCATACCCCAGCCCCGACCCCGAACACCCCACAGGCgaccacagctgctgcagcggcAGCGTCCCCCACACTGCCAGCGTTTCGCTGTGAGGTTTGCGGACAGCGGTTTACCCAGTCATGGTTCCTCAAGGGACATATGCGAAAGCACAAAGACTCCCTGGACCATAAGTGCCAGGTATGTGGCCGTGGCTTCAAGGAGCCTTGGTTCCTCAAAAACCACATGAAGGTTCATCTCAACAAGCTTGGACTGAAAGCTGGGCTGGGGACTCTTGGGGGGCCGGGAGCTGCCAATCAGCAGGCCAAAGGCTCCGCAACTAACCACTCTCTCAACGCCCTCTACTCAAGCCTCCTTCTGGCACAGCGAGGAGGTGGCAGAGGTGGAAGGTCAGACAGGAACGCTGGAGGCAGACTAGGGATGGGATCAAGCAAGTCAGCCATCCTAGGATACCTGGGGCTGCCCAGTGACGGTAGTGGGGCCAGCTGCATGGAGAGACTTCAAGCAGTGGCTCAGGTGGCAGAGATGGGCAATGGTGGTGGTGGGATTGGCGGCCCAGGAGGTGGAGACCTGGGAAGAGCCGCTAGAGCCATGGGTGACGCTACAGCATTGGTATCTGAAGGAGAACAGGCAACTTGGTGGCAGCTGGTAGCTCGCAGCCTTGCAgtcgctcagcagcagcagcagcagcagcagcaacagcaacaacaacagcaacaacagcagcaacagcaacaacagcagcaacagcagcaacagcagcagcagcagcagcagcagcagcagaggtccCACCAGCAAGGCCAGCAGCAGGGCCAGCGAGGAGCTGGTCGGAGCTCTGTGATCACAGAGGCTGACCAAGTCAGAGCCTACCTTGGAGGCCTAGATCCAAGAGAAGACTCAGGAGCAGGAGGGCCATGGGAGTGCCCCGACTGCGGGAAGCTGTTCCGCAGCCTGCAGCAGGTGGTGGTCCACGCTCGCGTTCACACTCAGAGGCCCCCGAAAGGAGGCGGGGGCGGCGGCGAGGCGGAGGGAGGTGGTAGTCGTCGCGGAGCGGGACCTGGACGAGCAGGCGGCGGCGAAGCGAGGCAGGAATCTCAGCTTCACGGCGGCGGATCCCAACAAGCGGGAGAAGTGAGACAGGAATCCAAACTGCACAGCGGTGGATCACAACAAGCGGGAGCGGCTACGGGGTTTCACTCTCTCATCTCAACCTTCAAAG AAGAAAATGGCTTGACAGCAGTCTCCTCCATACCTTCAGTTCCCATCAGGGAGCGAGTGCGTGGTAGAGGAATAAAAGACTGCCCCTACTGTGGGAAAGCCTTCCGCTCCTCACACCACCTTAAAGTGCACCTGAGAGTTCACACAG GTGAGAGACCCTACAAATGTCCCCACTGTGACTATGCTGGAACCCAGTCCGGTTCCCTGAAGTACCACCTGCAGCGGCACCACCGGGAGCAGCGCAACGCCTTGTCCGCCTCGTCCAACTCCTCCTCCGCCGGCCTCACCTCCACAATCAACAGTCTGACCTCTGGAACCTCTGGACTGGCCAAGCAGCGCCGCTCCCAAACCAACCACTGCCCCATCAACCGAGGCCCGACAGACCCCCCCGCCTCTCGTCTGGGCCAACAGTCCTGGCTTCTGGGGCTTCCGGACCAGCGAGAGAACCGCAAGGCCTTGGCGGCTTTGAGGGACGTGGACTTGGAGACCCAGTACAGGTATCTGTCTGGGGTGATGGGAGCTCTTTACCAAGGTGGAATGGAAGGAAGCTGGATTAGAGAGTCTCCCCCACCAAAGGCCCCTAAAGTGTCCCGGCGTAAGCCCCTCACCACGAGCCGGATGGTCCAGCCTTCCAGTGACAAGGAAAGCCCTGCGTCTTCAACTCAGGAGGGCGGGTTTGAACCTCTGGATCTGTCCCGTCGTCCCTCACCAGGGTTCGGGGGGATGGAGGATGATGTGGTCTTGAGTGTGGGGGAAGGAGGGGTTGTCGATGGCGGTGATAACTCATCAGGCGTCAAACTGAGTCAGTGTTTGTTCTGCCCATTCCGTACGTCCTCAGCAGAGCTCATGGCCATGCATCTCCAGGTCAACCACACCAGTAAGTCTCGGCGTAAAAGAGGCTCTTCAGCTACCTTAGACTACGGCGGAGCCTCGAAGTCCACCAAGCTCGGGTCGGACTTCTCCGACCTCGATTCCTTGGGGATATGGAGGCCTGAAGGTGAGGCCCCCCTGGGGGAGTGGTCCTCAACCCAGACCCTCAACGGGCTCTCAGGGGATCAAGCAGGACATGGGGGTCATGTTCTGGACTACCCGGACTCCAAACTGGCCTCGGTATCCAAGAATGTAAGGGGCGGTCTGGGGCTgagggagaagctggaggaggaggatgacgagCAAGAGGAGGAACTGGAGGATAACCTGGAGAACAGCAGTGGAGAGGACTCGCAGGACCAGGATCTGAGGATGTCCCTCGCTCTGTCTCCAGCCCTGAGCTCCATCCACATGGTGGAAGACGAGGAAAGAGTCTGA